A single window of Sulfurovum sp. UBA12169 DNA harbors:
- a CDS encoding transcriptional regulator gives MRILTVGFEEEYVKHLEAELDKYFICIVDNARDMYDATNFTDFRHYELVIIVDEGVRFSLERYVNEVKKKKSETKIMILTSNYRQQAGFFSLGVDDVIYQHCEYPDLVAARVLANMRHLFGTKVDIGKLVIDIANKKIEYDEKIVSLNGKTFDILAYLALRKQRVFSKDEIINALWEEPEYVSDNTVEVAINQIRKRLKSILGFQVIHTVRRRGYKFSY, from the coding sequence ATGAGAATATTAACAGTAGGTTTTGAAGAAGAGTACGTCAAACACCTTGAAGCAGAATTAGATAAATATTTTATCTGTATCGTTGACAATGCAAGAGACATGTATGATGCAACCAACTTTACGGATTTTAGACATTATGAATTGGTGATTATTGTGGATGAGGGTGTCAGGTTTTCGCTGGAGCGCTATGTTAATGAGGTGAAAAAGAAAAAGAGCGAAACAAAGATTATGATATTGACGAGCAATTATCGTCAGCAAGCCGGTTTTTTCTCTTTGGGCGTGGATGATGTCATCTATCAGCATTGTGAGTATCCGGATCTTGTTGCAGCGAGAGTGCTGGCAAACATGAGACATCTTTTTGGTACCAAAGTTGATATAGGCAAGTTGGTGATTGATATCGCCAATAAAAAAATAGAATATGATGAGAAAATTGTTTCACTTAACGGAAAGACATTTGATATTTTGGCCTATCTGGCATTACGTAAACAGCGTGTATTTTCAAAAGACGAAATTATCAACGCGCTATGGGAAGAACCTGAATACGTGAGCGACAACACAGTTGAGGTAGCAATCAACCAAATACGCAAACGCTTAAAAAGCATTTTGGGCTTTCAGGTGATACACACCGTAAGACGTCGCGGATATAAATTTTCATATTAA
- a CDS encoding MBL fold metallo-hydrolase, which translates to MQIKIQPMGPYQTNCYIVTVDGKDFIIDPGVGAAKWVMEHTVNPVAILNTHGHFDHVWSNAELKEKLNIPLYAPKEDLFMLMNDPLGQGTPPSKPDYLVSNDETIEIKNVKITFLHFPGHTPGCSVIQIGDVWFSGDFLFERSIGRWDFPASDGKEMVKSLEKAMKTKEDYTIYPGHGMNTTLKAEQKTMPYWIEQVKHTINS; encoded by the coding sequence ATGCAAATCAAAATCCAACCTATGGGACCCTATCAAACCAACTGCTATATTGTCACTGTTGACGGCAAAGATTTTATTATTGATCCCGGTGTCGGTGCGGCCAAATGGGTCATGGAACATACAGTCAATCCTGTAGCCATTCTAAACACACATGGACATTTTGATCACGTGTGGAGCAATGCCGAACTTAAAGAGAAACTCAACATCCCTCTTTATGCCCCAAAAGAGGATCTGTTCATGTTAATGAATGATCCGCTTGGGCAAGGAACCCCTCCAAGTAAACCGGATTATCTTGTCAGCAATGACGAAACTATTGAAATCAAAAACGTAAAAATCACATTTCTCCATTTTCCGGGGCATACGCCGGGTTGCAGTGTAATCCAAATCGGCGATGTCTGGTTTAGCGGCGATTTTCTCTTTGAACGGTCTATCGGCAGATGGGACTTTCCTGCATCAGACGGTAAAGAAATGGTAAAGAGTTTGGAAAAAGCAATGAAAACCAAAGAAGATTACACAATCTACCCTGGCCACGGAATGAATACTACGCTCAAGGCAGAACAAAAAACAATGCCTTATTGGATTGAACAAGTCAAGCACACCATCAACTCATAA
- a CDS encoding tetraacyldisaccharide 4'-kinase: MSLMHFFETLFFAPRWYHYLFIALLSPFAIGYGIVMSIRRSFTKKKKFDIPIVSVGNLVVGGSGKTPFVIALASRYKHATIISRGYGRQSKGLIEISKEGRILADVHQSGDEPMLMAQSLPECSVIVSEDRYKAIRFAINQGAKLIILDDGFNRMEIEKFEILLEPSSIQNILPFPAGPMREFYFNRKYADVIAKEQNDFIRHVSIQNPTSKMVLVTAISNPQRLEPYLPKVEIVAKIYFQDHAYFEESALKKILKQYEATSLLCTSKDKVKMKGFKLPISEMKLKLEIKNHIFESVDIYIKKSIKKD, translated from the coding sequence ATGTCTCTAATGCATTTTTTTGAAACACTTTTTTTTGCCCCTCGATGGTATCATTATCTATTTATTGCGCTTCTTTCCCCTTTTGCCATAGGGTATGGTATTGTAATGTCGATACGCAGAAGTTTTACAAAGAAAAAGAAATTTGATATACCTATTGTGAGTGTAGGCAATCTGGTGGTTGGAGGATCGGGCAAAACCCCTTTTGTTATTGCGCTTGCTTCAAGATACAAACATGCGACCATTATTTCCAGGGGATATGGAAGACAGAGCAAGGGACTGATCGAAATAAGCAAAGAGGGACGCATACTGGCAGATGTACATCAAAGCGGAGATGAGCCTATGCTTATGGCTCAAAGCTTGCCTGAGTGTTCGGTCATTGTAAGCGAAGATAGGTATAAGGCTATACGTTTTGCGATAAATCAAGGTGCAAAGCTGATTATTTTGGATGACGGATTTAATAGAATGGAGATAGAAAAGTTTGAGATTCTCTTAGAGCCTTCAAGTATACAAAATATTTTACCTTTTCCGGCCGGACCGATGCGAGAATTTTATTTTAACCGAAAATATGCCGATGTGATAGCCAAAGAACAAAACGATTTTATCCGTCATGTTTCCATACAGAACCCTACATCCAAGATGGTATTGGTTACGGCTATTTCAAATCCGCAAAGATTGGAGCCTTATCTTCCAAAAGTTGAAATCGTGGCAAAAATCTATTTTCAGGATCATGCTTATTTTGAAGAATCTGCATTGAAAAAAATATTAAAACAGTATGAAGCCACCAGCCTTTTGTGCACTTCTAAAGACAAAGTAAAGATGAAAGGGTTTAAGTTGCCTATCTCTGAAATGAAGTTAAAATTAGAAATTAAAAATCATATTTTTGAGAGTGTTGATATCTATATCAAAAAGAGTATAAAAAAAGATTAA
- a CDS encoding tRNA 5-methoxyuridine(34)/uridine 5-oxyacetic acid(34) synthase CmoB, translated as MDLAALRHERQKWLGWKNIAPLQEAVQSLPCLDSHITLGDCVTIAFDAVTPEQQALIEETARMMKPWRKGPFRVDSLLIDTEWQSFIKYNLLEPFFDLKDKIVGDIGCNNGYYLFRMLKHNPKKLVGFDPSALYYTQFAFIDHFIQSDITYELLGVEHVEYYEHRFDVLFCLGVLYHRSDPVLMLKSLYKGLNQGGELILDTFMIDGEGELCLTPKDRYSKIPNIYFIPTVNALKNWCFRAGFDEVEILAVMKTDLNEQRKTEWIDTQSLGDFLDPNDSTKTIEGYPAPKRVYIKAKKLVKL; from the coding sequence ATGGATTTAGCCGCATTACGCCATGAGCGCCAAAAATGGTTGGGATGGAAAAATATTGCACCGCTTCAGGAAGCCGTGCAAAGCTTACCTTGCTTGGATAGCCATATTACGCTAGGTGACTGCGTCACTATCGCTTTTGATGCCGTCACGCCAGAACAGCAGGCTCTCATTGAGGAGACGGCTCGCATGATGAAACCTTGGCGCAAGGGACCCTTTAGGGTGGATTCTTTATTGATTGATACCGAGTGGCAGAGTTTTATCAAGTATAATCTGCTTGAGCCATTTTTTGACCTCAAAGACAAAATTGTAGGCGATATCGGTTGCAATAATGGCTACTATTTGTTTCGTATGCTAAAGCACAATCCCAAAAAACTTGTAGGATTTGACCCCTCGGCACTCTATTATACGCAGTTTGCGTTTATCGATCATTTTATTCAGAGTGATATCACTTATGAGCTTTTAGGCGTTGAGCACGTAGAATATTACGAGCATCGGTTTGATGTGCTTTTTTGTCTGGGGGTTCTCTATCATCGCTCCGATCCTGTTTTAATGCTTAAATCTCTCTATAAAGGGCTCAATCAAGGCGGTGAACTGATTTTGGATACATTTATGATAGACGGGGAAGGGGAGCTCTGTCTCACGCCAAAAGACCGATATTCAAAGATTCCCAATATCTATTTCATTCCTACAGTCAATGCGCTTAAAAACTGGTGCTTTAGAGCCGGGTTTGATGAGGTGGAGATACTTGCTGTGATGAAAACAGATCTCAATGAGCAGCGAAAAACTGAGTGGATAGATACCCAAAGTCTGGGGGATTTTCTAGACCCTAATGATTCTACAAAGACGATAGAGGGCTATCCTGCGCCCAAAAGAGTTTACATTAAGGCAAAAAAGCTTGTAAAATTATAG